Proteins from a genomic interval of Procambarus clarkii isolate CNS0578487 chromosome 45, FALCON_Pclarkii_2.0, whole genome shotgun sequence:
- the LOC138350279 gene encoding uncharacterized protein, whose protein sequence is MNRFRRLDQVLLKLVHMWVFNGLQESVQTVKGLQESVQTVNGLQQSVQTVNGLQQSVQTVNGLQQSVQTVNGLQESVQTVNGLQESVQTVNGLQESVQTVNGLQESIQTVNGLQQSVQTVNGLQQSVQTVNGLQESVQTVNGLQESVQTVNGLQESVQTVNGLQESVQTVNGLQQSVQTVNGLQESVQTVNGLQKPVQTNI, encoded by the coding sequence ATGAACCGGTTCCGCCGACTGGATCAAGTTCTCTTGAAACTAGTTCATATGTGGGTGTTTAACGGTCTCCAGGAATCGGTTCAAACGGTCAAAGGTCTCCAGGAATCGGTTCAAACGGTCAACGGTCTCCAGCAATCGGTTCAAACGGTCAACGGTCTCCAGCAATCGGTTCAAACGGTCAACGGTCTCCAGCAATCGGTTCAAACGGTCAACGGTCTCCAGGAATCGGTTCAAACGGTCAACGGTCTCCAGGAATCGGTTCAAACGGTCAACGGTCTCCAGGAATCGGTTCAAACGGTCAACGGTCTCCAGGAATCGATTCAAACGGTCAACGGTCTCCAGCAATCGGTTCAAACGGTCAACGGTCTCCAGCAATCGGTTCAAACGGTCAACGGTCTCCAGGAATCGGTTCAAACGGTCAACGGTCTCCAGGAATCGGTTCAAACGGTCAACGGTCTCCAGGAATCGGTTCAAACGGTCAACGGTCTCCAGGAATCGGTTCAAACGGTCAACGGTCTCCAGCAATCGGTTCAAACGGTCAACGGTCTCCAGGAATCGGTTCAAACGGTCAACGGTCTCCAAAAACCGGTTCAAACGAACATTTAA